A genomic window from Chitinophaga pollutisoli includes:
- a CDS encoding Gfo/Idh/MocA family oxidoreductase, with product MGKKVNHPSRRSFVRNSLGALAAFTIVPRHVLGRGYLAPSDTLTKGVVGTGGMGRGHFGYAGTRVVAICDVDKGHIQQAMNQLGDKGVKTFSDYRELIQLPEVDIVHVATPPHWHGIIAADAARAGKDVWCEKPMTATIGEGKRLVEAVQQHGRIFRLNTWFRFADRFYGMGTTVHPIKKLVESGLLGWPLKVTVSRHTGFDWKFFWVGKTNLEPQAVPKELDYDMWLGPAPYKPYHPHRVHNNFRGYWDYDGGGLGDMGQHYLDPVQYFLGKDDTSPVKVEIDAPQQHSDAVGTWRKITYTYADGCQIVLDGAGTETGAAYIEGPNGKLFPGFKSTIPDLEKKLAAFPDPAPQVTDFVDAVKNRKKFALNEENGHRSCTIVNIGKVALQLGRDLQFDPVKQEFVNDEGANRLLFPAFRGPWTI from the coding sequence ATGGGAAAAAAAGTCAATCATCCTTCCAGGCGGTCATTTGTCCGTAATTCCCTGGGAGCGTTAGCGGCCTTTACCATCGTTCCCCGCCACGTATTGGGTCGCGGCTATCTGGCCCCGAGCGATACGCTGACGAAGGGCGTAGTGGGCACCGGCGGCATGGGCCGCGGTCACTTCGGTTATGCAGGCACCCGCGTTGTGGCCATCTGCGATGTCGACAAAGGGCACATCCAGCAGGCCATGAACCAGCTGGGCGACAAAGGAGTGAAAACGTTTTCTGACTACCGCGAGCTGATCCAGCTGCCGGAAGTGGACATCGTTCACGTAGCCACGCCGCCGCACTGGCACGGTATTATCGCTGCCGACGCCGCCCGCGCAGGGAAGGATGTATGGTGCGAAAAACCGATGACCGCCACGATCGGGGAAGGCAAGCGCCTGGTGGAAGCCGTGCAGCAGCATGGCCGCATTTTCCGCCTCAACACCTGGTTCCGCTTCGCAGACCGATTCTACGGCATGGGCACCACCGTTCACCCCATCAAGAAACTCGTGGAAAGCGGGTTGCTCGGATGGCCGCTGAAAGTGACCGTAAGCCGCCACACCGGCTTCGACTGGAAATTCTTCTGGGTAGGTAAAACCAACCTCGAGCCCCAGGCCGTTCCCAAAGAACTGGATTACGACATGTGGCTCGGTCCCGCCCCGTATAAGCCCTATCACCCGCACCGCGTGCATAACAATTTCCGCGGTTACTGGGATTATGATGGCGGTGGCCTGGGCGACATGGGCCAGCACTACCTGGACCCCGTTCAGTACTTCCTCGGCAAGGATGATACCAGCCCCGTGAAAGTAGAGATCGACGCACCCCAGCAGCACTCCGACGCGGTGGGCACCTGGCGCAAGATCACTTATACGTACGCAGATGGCTGCCAGATCGTGCTCGACGGCGCCGGCACCGAAACAGGCGCCGCCTATATCGAAGGGCCCAATGGCAAACTGTTCCCCGGCTTCAAATCCACGATCCCTGACCTGGAAAAGAAACTGGCTGCATTCCCCGACCCGGCGCCACAGGTGACCGACTTCGTGGACGCCGTGAAGAACCGCAAGAAATTTGCGCTCAACGAAGAAAACGGCCACCGTTCCTGTACCATCGTCAACATCGGCAAAGTAGCCCTGCAACTCGGTCGTGACCTCCAGTTCGACCCCGTGAAGCAGGAATTCGTGAACGACGAAGGCGCCAACCGCCTCCTCTTCCCGGCTTTCCGCGGACCCTGGACCATCTAG